A genomic segment from Marinitoga sp. 1197 encodes:
- a CDS encoding BMP family ABC transporter substrate-binding protein — MNNMRFDSSKEYKIAKKMAEREVLYWQSRGKDGYLPALEEIIKDKNIISENSLGVIEIPIKKIKGTYYASRKSAFAKNFMPLLEEDSEFAIKWMNLFEAQQEEGIRDAIVAYEYLNKFYVMEGNKRTSVLKYLDSPSIMANVKRLIPKYDEMDINIRIYYEFLEFYEKTKINMIWFKREGGFKELEKILIDYVEKNNENPKEFFNFLEKSIYWDFRKIYHELNGEKLPITTGEAFLFYLKKYGIEKNLMHKNLKPKIRMLIKELENIYIEERKNILQEVFTSLIKIPTEKQLKIAFIYRNYINESTWVQSHENGRIYIENKFGDKISTYFVENVKKEESYNLIKDLINQEYNLIITTSYDYMDSTYKAAIEFPNIKFLNCAGYKSYRNLSVYFGRIYQPKFLTGLIAGAITKKNKIGYIAPYPLPLFVRSLNAFALGVKVVNPYAKILIKWTKKWMDHDIEIQKTNELINEDIDILVTNMDSLVPQKIADKKNILSIGYNVISDNLTSKTYIASAYWEWGRFYKKIVGRLLENKWSVTTSKNLEDLKKYWYGMNKGVVKLYKNSKLIPGQTLRIVEAMEELIKNNNFDIFSGPIINNNNKIIVDKDESILDEDLLKMNWYLNNIEGELEKVIFSTDKKY; from the coding sequence ATGAACAATATGAGGTTTGATAGTTCAAAAGAATATAAAATTGCAAAAAAAATGGCCGAAAGAGAAGTATTATACTGGCAAAGCAGAGGGAAAGATGGATATCTACCTGCTTTAGAAGAAATAATAAAGGATAAAAATATTATTAGTGAAAATTCTTTAGGAGTAATAGAAATACCTATAAAAAAAATAAAAGGTACATATTATGCTTCGAGAAAGAGTGCATTTGCAAAAAACTTTATGCCTCTTTTAGAAGAAGATAGTGAGTTTGCTATAAAATGGATGAATTTATTTGAGGCACAACAGGAAGAAGGAATTAGGGATGCTATTGTAGCTTATGAATATTTAAATAAATTTTATGTAATGGAAGGAAATAAAAGAACAAGTGTTTTAAAATATCTAGATTCTCCATCAATAATGGCTAATGTTAAAAGACTAATCCCTAAATATGATGAAATGGATATAAATATAAGAATATATTATGAATTTCTTGAATTTTATGAAAAAACTAAAATAAACATGATCTGGTTTAAAAGAGAAGGAGGATTTAAAGAATTAGAAAAAATATTAATTGATTACGTTGAAAAAAATAATGAAAATCCAAAAGAATTTTTTAACTTTCTTGAAAAATCAATATATTGGGATTTTAGAAAAATATATCATGAATTAAATGGTGAAAAATTACCTATAACAACTGGTGAAGCATTTTTGTTTTATCTAAAAAAATATGGAATAGAAAAAAATTTAATGCATAAGAATTTAAAACCAAAAATCAGGATGTTAATAAAAGAACTGGAAAATATCTATATTGAAGAAAGAAAAAATATATTACAGGAAGTTTTTACATCTTTAATAAAAATCCCAACAGAAAAGCAATTAAAAATAGCTTTTATTTATAGAAACTATATTAATGAAAGCACATGGGTTCAATCACATGAAAATGGAAGAATATATATCGAAAATAAATTTGGAGATAAAATCTCCACCTATTTCGTTGAAAATGTAAAAAAAGAGGAATCTTATAATTTAATTAAAGATTTAATCAATCAGGAATATAATCTAATTATAACAACAAGTTATGATTATATGGATTCAACATACAAAGCAGCTATAGAATTTCCAAATATAAAATTTTTAAATTGTGCAGGATATAAGAGTTATAGAAATTTGTCTGTCTATTTTGGAAGAATATATCAACCGAAATTTTTAACGGGATTAATTGCTGGTGCAATAACGAAAAAAAATAAAATAGGATATATCGCACCTTATCCACTACCACTTTTTGTCAGAAGTTTAAATGCTTTTGCCCTTGGTGTTAAAGTTGTAAACCCTTATGCAAAAATTTTAATCAAATGGACAAAAAAATGGATGGATCATGATATTGAAATTCAAAAAACTAATGAGTTGATTAATGAAGATATAGATATACTGGTAACCAATATGGATTCATTAGTGCCACAAAAAATAGCAGATAAAAAAAATATTTTGAGTATTGGATATAATGTAATATCCGACAATCTTACATCAAAAACATATATAGCATCAGCCTACTGGGAATGGGGAAGATTTTATAAAAAAATAGTAGGAAGGCTTCTTGAAAACAAATGGTCTGTTACTACTTCAAAAAATCTGGAAGATTTAAAAAAATATTGGTATGGTATGAATAAAGGTGTTGTAAAATTATATAAAAATAGTAAATTAATTCCAGGCCAAACTTTAAGAATAGTTGAAGCAATGGAAGAGTTAATTAAAAATAATAATTTTGATATATTTAGCGGCCCAATAATAAATAATAATAATAAAATAATAGTGGATAAAGACGAAAGTATCTTAGATGAAGATTTGCTAAAAATGAATTGGTATCTTAATAATATTGAAGGAGAACTAGAAAAAGTAATCTTTAGCACAGATAAAAAATATTAA
- a CDS encoding metallophosphoesterase family protein encodes MLEIVAVSDEERGYLPKKIKKCDVLLCCGDLSPGYLDYLLNTLNPKISYMIYGNHDKKYFKNLFDVELSGYSKTYKGLIIIHEKIENLKRVLNIESNIYIAGFSGAFSYGKKPFHFTEKDVKNFKKILSRKKRLNLIKQLDILITHSPPGIENMFEKEISSYHKGSKIMALIYKKYFPKIWFYGHIHPRYTDQNLNFIIHYKNNISYLLNAVPYKYIKYDEKNKKVLEISGEEGKIKFKEIYFDF; translated from the coding sequence ATGCTTGAAATAGTAGCAGTATCAGATGAAGAAAGAGGATATTTACCTAAAAAAATTAAGAAATGTGATGTATTATTGTGCTGTGGAGATTTATCGCCAGGTTATCTTGATTACTTATTAAATACATTAAATCCCAAAATAAGTTATATGATTTATGGAAATCATGACAAAAAATATTTTAAAAACTTATTTGATGTAGAACTTTCAGGATATTCAAAAACATATAAAGGCTTAATAATAATACATGAAAAAATTGAAAATTTGAAAAGAGTATTAAATATAGAGTCAAATATCTATATAGCAGGTTTTTCTGGAGCTTTTTCATATGGGAAAAAGCCTTTTCATTTTACAGAAAAAGATGTAAAAAATTTCAAAAAAATATTATCTCGAAAAAAAAGATTAAATCTTATCAAACAATTGGACATTTTAATAACTCATTCTCCTCCAGGAATTGAAAATATGTTTGAAAAAGAAATCAGTTCATATCATAAAGGTTCAAAGATTATGGCTTTAATATATAAAAAATATTTCCCTAAAATATGGTTTTATGGCCATATACATCCAAGATATACAGATCAAAATTTAAATTTTATTATTCATTATAAAAATAATATTTCCTATCTTTTAAATGCTGTTCCATATAAATATATAAAATATGATGAAAAAAATAAGAAGGTTTTAGAAATTTCGGGTGAAGAGGGGAAGATAAAATTTAAAGAAATTTATTTTGATTTTTAG
- a CDS encoding Fe(3+) ABC transporter substrate-binding protein, protein MKKIFVVVLALLSISLYAGMFGYGQGGEVNVYTSRHYDTDQKLYDEFTKLTGIKVNVIKAGEDELIERIKNEGSDTRADLFITADVGRLHRAKVLGLLQPIVTDVLIKNIPNNLRDRENYWYALTVRARVLAYSPKRVDISKIKTYEDLINPEWKGRIVVRSSSNIYNQSLIASFVAIYGEEWALNWAKGIVNNMARKPQGNDRAQVIAVASGEGDIAIVNTYYIGKMLNSSDKQQVAAAKKIKIFFPERTHINVSGAGIVKYSKNRENAIKLLEFLTSKEAQGEFAKANYEYPANPEVEPSELLKSWGNFTSQGIDLTLLGEYNSKAVEIMDKAGWK, encoded by the coding sequence ATGAAGAAAATTTTTGTGGTTGTTTTAGCTCTATTATCTATTTCGTTATATGCAGGTATGTTTGGTTATGGCCAAGGTGGAGAAGTAAATGTATATACAAGTAGACATTATGATACAGATCAGAAATTATATGATGAATTTACAAAATTAACAGGAATTAAAGTAAATGTAATTAAAGCTGGAGAAGATGAATTAATTGAAAGAATAAAAAATGAGGGTAGTGACACAAGAGCGGATTTATTTATAACTGCTGATGTAGGAAGGCTGCACAGAGCAAAAGTTTTAGGATTATTACAACCTATCGTTACAGATGTGTTAATAAAAAATATACCGAATAATCTAAGAGATAGAGAAAATTACTGGTATGCTTTAACTGTAAGAGCAAGAGTTTTAGCTTATTCACCCAAAAGAGTAGATATATCGAAGATAAAAACATATGAGGATTTAATTAATCCTGAATGGAAAGGAAGAATTGTTGTCAGATCTTCTTCTAATATATATAATCAATCTTTAATAGCTTCATTTGTTGCAATATATGGTGAAGAATGGGCTTTAAATTGGGCAAAAGGTATTGTTAATAATATGGCTAGAAAGCCTCAAGGGAATGATAGGGCACAGGTTATAGCTGTTGCATCTGGTGAAGGGGATATTGCAATAGTAAATACATATTATATAGGGAAGATGTTAAATTCGTCCGATAAACAACAGGTAGCAGCGGCTAAAAAAATAAAAATATTTTTTCCTGAAAGAACTCATATAAATGTAAGTGGTGCTGGTATTGTAAAATACTCAAAAAACCGAGAAAATGCAATTAAACTTTTGGAATTTTTAACAAGTAAAGAAGCACAGGGTGAATTTGCTAAAGCAAATTATGAGTATCCTGCAAATCCAGAAGTTGAACCATCTGAATTATTAAAATCATGGGGAAATTTTACTTCTCAAGGAATAGACTTAACACTATTAGGTGAGTATAATTCTAAAGCTGTTGAAATAATGGATAAAGCTGGTTGGAAATAA
- a CDS encoding ABC transporter permease has translation MKKTTYIILFLISVPIFVVLYNLIIPSNKNWTHIYNYLLKDYVLNSLKLIIGTGFLSAVLGISSAWFVSYYEFPFRKQFEWLLILPLTIPPFIGAYVYAGMISYTGSLQTFLMKYTEFNGKSYLFNIMSVSGSVFIFSMFLFPYVYLTVKSFFSKQIHNIIEVSYSLGKGTLETFFKIVLPLARPAIVGGTSLVLMEVLNDYGVVKYYGIPTFSTGIFKAWFSLGDINTAIKLSAILLLFVFSILYFEKILRQNKSYATKKNKPIKRRKLKGIKLYLIFSYMTALFLLSFLFPVLQLIQWSIFSFKNTNIKFIELTFNSILIAMISSIVIIILALIISDTIRFSGKNTVILSKIATMGYSIPGAVIAVGVMIIFINLDKTLSSLYAFLGIKSRLVLTSSILMLIYAYIVRFLNIAYSPIDSNFEKTGKSYHEASRSLGKSFFITFLKIDIPIIKPAIISAFIFSFIEIIKELPLTLILRPFNFDTLATKVFEYANDEMIHEASVASLTIISIIFIFILILRKITGDGK, from the coding sequence ATGAAAAAAACAACTTATATTATATTATTTTTAATTTCAGTACCTATTTTTGTTGTTTTATACAATTTAATAATTCCTTCTAATAAGAATTGGACGCATATTTATAATTATTTGTTAAAAGATTATGTTCTAAATTCATTAAAACTTATTATAGGGACAGGATTTTTATCAGCGGTATTAGGTATCTCAAGTGCATGGTTTGTTAGTTATTACGAATTTCCTTTTAGAAAACAATTTGAGTGGTTGCTAATATTACCATTAACTATTCCTCCGTTTATAGGTGCATATGTATATGCAGGTATGATTAGCTATACTGGTTCATTACAGACATTTTTAATGAAGTATACGGAATTTAACGGGAAATCGTATTTATTTAATATTATGTCAGTTTCAGGATCGGTATTTATATTTTCAATGTTTTTATTTCCATATGTTTATTTAACAGTAAAATCTTTTTTTTCAAAACAAATACATAATATTATAGAAGTTTCTTATTCTTTGGGGAAGGGAACTTTAGAGACATTTTTTAAAATTGTTTTGCCATTGGCTAGACCCGCTATAGTGGGCGGGACTAGTCTTGTATTAATGGAAGTATTAAATGATTATGGTGTTGTGAAATATTACGGAATTCCAACTTTTAGCACGGGAATTTTTAAAGCATGGTTTTCTCTAGGCGATATTAATACAGCAATAAAATTATCAGCTATTTTATTATTATTTGTTTTTAGTATTTTATATTTTGAAAAAATTTTAAGGCAAAATAAATCATATGCTACTAAAAAAAACAAACCAATAAAAAGAAGAAAATTAAAAGGTATTAAATTATATCTAATTTTTTCTTATATGACAGCTTTGTTTTTATTATCCTTTTTGTTTCCAGTATTGCAATTAATACAATGGTCTATATTTTCGTTTAAAAATACCAATATAAAATTTATTGAATTAACTTTTAATTCAATACTTATAGCCATGATATCTTCAATTGTTATAATAATTCTGGCTCTTATAATTTCAGATACTATCCGATTTAGTGGAAAAAATACAGTTATTTTGTCAAAAATAGCTACAATGGGTTATTCTATACCTGGTGCAGTTATTGCTGTTGGTGTAATGATAATTTTCATAAACTTAGATAAAACTTTATCCTCTTTATATGCATTTTTAGGTATTAAATCAAGATTAGTATTAACTTCTTCAATATTAATGCTTATTTATGCATATATTGTTCGTTTTTTAAATATAGCTTATAGTCCTATTGATAGTAATTTTGAAAAAACTGGAAAATCCTATCATGAAGCTTCCAGAAGTTTGGGGAAATCATTTTTTATTACATTTTTAAAGATCGATATTCCAATTATAAAACCTGCTATTATTAGTGCTTTTATTTTTTCGTTTATTGAAATAATAAAAGAATTACCTTTGACTTTAATTCTTAGACCTTTTAATTTTGATACATTAGCTACAAAAGTTTTTGAATATGCAAATGATGAAATGATACATGAAGCTTCTGTAGCATCTTTAACGATAATATCAATAATTTTTATTTTTATACTAATTTTAAGAAAAATAACAGGAGATGGTAAATAA
- a CDS encoding ABC transporter ATP-binding protein: MFLYIEDIWFKYDKDFVLKGIDFQIKKGETVAIVGESGSGKSTILRIIAGFERPQKGIIRLENRILTSKQHFVFPEKRNIGFVFQDYALFPHMTVKQNIEFAKKNKTKEMLQLVNLKGYENRYPHELSGGQQQRVALARTLATNPKLLLLDEPFSNLDENLKDRIRMELKKILNKAGITTILVTHDKNDAITLSDEIIIIEKGKIKYIGKTEEVYDQNYVN; encoded by the coding sequence ATGTTTTTATATATAGAAGATATCTGGTTTAAATATGATAAAGATTTTGTATTGAAAGGAATAGATTTTCAAATTAAAAAAGGGGAAACAGTTGCTATTGTTGGTGAAAGTGGAAGCGGTAAAAGTACTATACTTAGAATAATTGCAGGATTTGAAAGGCCGCAAAAAGGTATTATTAGATTGGAAAATCGAATTTTAACTTCAAAACAGCATTTTGTTTTTCCAGAAAAAAGAAATATAGGGTTTGTATTTCAAGATTATGCATTATTTCCGCATATGACAGTAAAACAAAATATAGAATTTGCAAAAAAAAATAAAACAAAGGAAATGTTGCAATTAGTCAATTTAAAAGGATACGAAAATAGATATCCTCATGAATTAAGTGGCGGGCAACAGCAAAGAGTTGCATTGGCAAGAACACTTGCAACAAACCCAAAATTATTGCTTTTAGATGAACCTTTTAGTAATTTGGATGAAAATTTAAAAGATAGAATCAGAATGGAATTAAAAAAAATTCTGAATAAAGCAGGTATTACAACAATTTTAGTTACTCATGATAAAAACGATGCTATTACTCTGTCAGATGAAATTATTATTATCGAAAAGGGAAAAATTAAATATATTGGGAAAACAGAAGAAGTATATGATCAAAATTATGTAAATTAA